TCTAATCGAAATTGCGACCAAACGTCCTGATTGTACTGTAATGTTAGTAGGTCCTGAAGAAACTTGTTTTAAGGAAAGTGATTTGCATTCTTTATCTAACGTGGTATTCGTCGGTAAAAAAAGTCCAGAATCTCTGCCTAGTTATGTTTCCCATTTTGATGTTTGTATTAACCCTCAAATTGTTAATGATCTTACTAAAGGAAATTATCCAAGAAAGATTGATGAGTATTTGGCATCTGGAAATCCTATTGTTGCAACTTATACTCCGACCATGGAAGTATTTAAGGATCATTGTTTTCTTGCTAAGACAAACGTGGAGTTTTTAATTGGTATTGATAAAGCCCTTGTGGATCTATCTGAATTAGCAAAGAAAAAGAGAATTGAATTTGCTCAAACTCATACTTGGGCAAAAAGTGTAAATGAGATATGGGAGTCTGTAGCAAAGATTAATTTTTAAAAAGAGGATATATGAATGTAAGTGAAATGATTTTTTGGTTATTGTTATTAATTGTTTTTTATACCTACATAGGGTATGGAATTGTCTTATTTATTATCGTTCGGTTCAAAGAACTCGTCTGGGATGATATTCAAATTGATCAGAAGGATTATGAACCTGAAGTGACAATTTTTATCGCCGCTTATAACGAGATGCCTTGTTTAAAAGAAAAATTGGCTAACACCTTGTCGTTAGATTACCCAAAGGAAAAAATACAGATTCTTTTTATTACCGACGGTTCTAATGATGGATCTGAAAAATATCTGAAAGCAATACCTGAAGTAAATGTTGAACATGAAAGTATGCGATTAGGGAAGATAGGTGCTATCAACAGAGGAATGCAATTTGTAAAAAACCCAATAGTTATATTCTCTGATGCCAACACAACTCTAAATACAGGAGCCGTAAAAGAAATTGTAAAACATTTTAAAATGGATAAAGTGGGTTGCGTTTCAGGGGAGAAAAGAATAAAAAAGGAAATGTTTACAGGAGCCAGTTCGGAAGGTGAGGGGTTTTATTGGAAATACGAGTCGTTTTTAAAAAAACTAGATGCAAAATTGTATTCTGCGGTAGGCGCAGCCGGTGAGTTATTTGCAATTAGAAAAGAGTTGTTTAAACCTGTAAGGATGGATACAATCTTG
Above is a window of Flavobacteriales bacterium DNA encoding:
- a CDS encoding glycosyltransferase family 2 protein, which encodes MNVSEMIFWLLLLIVFYTYIGYGIVLFIIVRFKELVWDDIQIDQKDYEPEVTIFIAAYNEMPCLKEKLANTLSLDYPKEKIQILFITDGSNDGSEKYLKAIPEVNVEHESMRLGKIGAINRGMQFVKNPIVIFSDANTTLNTGAVKEIVKHFKMDKVGCVSGEKRIKKEMFTGASSEGEGFYWKYESFLKKLDAKLYSAVGAAGELFAIRKELFKPVRMDTILDDFIISMEIVRAGYTIAYEPEAYASEFASPSVREEMKRKIRISAGGIQSIIRLSALLNVFRYGVVSFQYISHRVLRWTITPICLIALIPINFILIEPLGTLYTAMFYGQILFYSLAFIGWFLDSKGKKVKMLFIPFYFLFMNMCVFLGFYRLIKGDQMAVWDKAKRITI
- a CDS encoding glycosyltransferase, whose product is MNSSRYANSINCAIEKLGYRNLLLFTDSDMYRSRHLNEFINPSLFIYYTRDNLMTVSYWSKHGTSLEPEIMESADLVVANSMHLVNLALNNNSNSFYVGQGCESEDYLVENIVSERPIEFSKIKGSVIGYVGLLTSRRLDIDLLIEIATKRPDCTVMLVGPEETCFKESDLHSLSNVVFVGKKSPESLPSYVSHFDVCINPQIVNDLTKGNYPRKIDEYLASGNPIVATYTPTMEVFKDHCFLAKTNVEFLIGIDKALVDLSELAKKKRIEFAQTHTWAKSVNEIWESVAKINF